The DNA window CAACCCAATTGCTGGCTAATCGATCAGCCTTTTTCAACCTGGCTGAAGTCCAGTTCGACCGGCGTTGCACGGCCGAAAATAGATACCGAGACTTTCAAACGGCTCTTCTCGTAGTCAACTTCTTCAACCACACCGTTGAAATCGGCAAATGGGCCATCATTAACGCGCACCAGTTCACCCGGTTCAAACAGCGTTTTCGGACGCGGTTTATCCCCAACCTGCTGCAGGCGGTTCATGATCGCATCGACTTCTTTATCGCTGATTGGCGCCGGACGATCGGAGGTACCACCGATAAAGCCCATCACCCGTGGCACACTACGCACCAGGTGCCAGCTGGCATCATTCATGACCATCTGTACCAGCACGTAGCCTGGGAAGAATTTACGTTCGCTCTTACGGCGCTGGCCGCCACGGATCTCAACCACTTCTTCCGTAGGCACCATGACTTCGCCGAACAGCTCTTCCATATCATGCAATTTGATATGTTCGCGCAGCGATTGGGCAACGCGACCTTCAAAACCGGAAAACGCCTGAACGACGTACCAACGTTTTTTTGGAGCTTCAGACATCTTAGAACCTCAGGCCAGTAATAAACGATACCAGACGGACCAGAATACCATCCAGCCCCCACAAAATCAGTGACATCACGGCAGTTACCGCGGCAACGATTAACGTGGTGTGTAGCGTTTCCTGACGAGTTGGCCAAATAACTTTACGCACTTCGGTGCGCGCTTCACGCGCAAACGCCACGGTTGCTTTGCCTTTTGTCGTGATCAATGCCACGGCACCCGCAATGGCGATAACCAGCACAACGGCCAGTGCACGTAATGGCAGACTGTAATCACGGTAGTAATAGTTACCGCCGATAGCCACGACCAACAAAACAAAGACGATCAGCCATTTAATCGCTTCTAAGCCGCGCCCGCTCCCTTGAGCCTCGGTATTCGCACTCATAAACCAACCTGTCACTATGATTCAGAACAAACAACTTTGCCTCGCAATGCGAGGCAAACCAAACCGATCAGATGCTGATCGAACAGCACTCGGTGTACGCTATGACGTATCTCAATCAATACGGTTTAAGAGCCCATCTCACCAATGATTATACCCATCATACTTCAAGTTGCCTGTGCGTTGGCTTGGTCAACCACCCTATCCTGACCATTTAGAGGCCAAACTTCCGGGGATCCACCATGCCACAGCCTTCCTGCGACTCGAATTATTTTGCGTATATTATGACTGCAAAATCGCTGATGAGATAGGTTCTAATTCACAGCGTAGAAAAAGGGCATCAAATGATGCCCTTTTACCGCGTGTCGCGTCAAATGTTATCAGCGATTAAGCGATAACTTTAGCAACAACGCCCGCGCCTACGGTACGGCCGCCTTCACGGATGGCGAAACGCAAACCGTCGTCCATCGCGATTGGGTGGATCAGGGTAACAACCATTTTGATGTTGTCGCCTGGCATTACCATTTCCACGCCTTCTGGCAGTTCGATGGTACCGGTCACGTCAGTCGTACGGAAGTAGAACTGTGGACGGTAGCCTTTGAAGAACGGAGTATGACGGCCGCCTTCATCTTTGCTCAGAATGTACACTTCAGATTCGAACTGGGTATGTGGTTTGATTGAGCCTGGTTTAGCCAGTACCTGACCACGTTCGATTTCTTCACGTTTGATACCACGCAGCAGAACACCAACGTTCTCACCAGCACGGCCTTCGTCCAGCAGTTTGCGGAACATTTCAACGCCGGTACAGGTTGATTTCTGGGTGTCTTTGATACCCACGATTTCAACTTCTTCACCCACTTTGATCACGCCGCGTTCTACACGACCGGTAACCACGGTACCACGGCCGGAGATGGAGAATACGTCTTCGATTGGCAGCAGGAACGGCTTGTCAATCGCACGCTCTGGTTCTGGGATGTAGCTGTCCAGCGCTTCTGCCAGTTCGATAACCTTCGCTTCCCACTCTGCTTCGCCTTCCAGCGCTTTCAGTGCGGAACCACGGATTACCGGGGTGTCGTCGCCTGGGAAATCGTATTGAGACAGCAGCTCACGCACTTCCATCTCTACCAGTTCCAGCAGCTCTTCGTCATCAACCATGTCGCATTTGTTCAGGAACACGATGATGTAAGGAACGCCAACCTGGCGGCCCAGCAGGATGTGCTCACGGGTCTGCGGCATTGGGCCGTCAGTCGCAGCAACTACCAGGATCGCGCCGTCCATCTGTGCAGCACCGGTGATCATGTTTTTCACGTAGTCGGCGTGCCCTGGGCAGTCAACGTGCGCGTAGTGACGAGTCGGGGTATCGTATTCAACGTGAGAGGTGTTGATGGTGATACCACGCGCTTTTTCTTCTGGTGCGTTATCGATCTGATCGAAAGCACGAGCAGCACCGCCGTAGGTTTTAGCCAGTACGGAGGTGATAGCAGCGGTCAGCGTTGTTTTACCATGGTCAACGTGGCCGATAGTACCGACGTTAACGTGCGGTTTTGTACGTTCAAACTTTTCTTTAGACATCGATTGTCCCTCTAAGACACGGATAAATCGGTGGTATCACCACATCAACCAAGCATATGCTTGCTGAATCCAGAACAGAAAGAAAATCAGGGGGCGAGAAAACAAGGAAGTGGTGCTGATAGGCAGATTCGAACTGCCGACCTCACCCTTACCAAGGGTGCGCTCTACCAACTGAGCTATATCAGCACATCTTGGAGCGGGCAGTGGGAATCGAACCCACATCATCAGCTTGGAAGGCTGAGGTAATAGCCATTATACGATGCCCGCATCCTGGAACTCGGCTACCTGATTTTTCTGTAAAAACGAGAGGCTGGAGAAGGACGGTATACGCTTTGCTCCACGCCTTTCATGCCGAACAGCGTAGAATATTTTACACCGTTTTGCATGTGCCGAAGGCTTTCGCCTCCGCCAAAGTGAACAATGCAGCAACCCACTTTGGTGTAACGTTATTGCTAACGTTGAATTGGTGGTGGGGGAAGGATTATTCGTCGCTCCGCTCCTCACCCTTCGGGCCGTGCTGCGCACGTTGTCTCGCGCTGCTCGACTCGAACCTTGTCGAAGGTTCTCACCTTCCCCAAAGTGGACAATGCAGCAATCCGCTTTGGTGTAACGTTATCGCTAACGTTGAATTTGGTGGTGGGGGAAGGATTCGAACCTTCGAAGTCTGTGACGGCAGATTTACAGTCTGCTCCCTTTGGCCGCTCGGGAACCCCACCAGATTTTTTTATTGCTTAAACTTGAATGGTGCCGGCACCAAGAGTCGAACTCGGGACCTACTGATTACAAGTCAGTTGCTCTACCAACTGAGCTATGCCGGCATCAAGTGCAGCGCATTCTAGGTAGAGCGGACGACCTATGCAACAAAAAAATTGCGTCTCGCGCACTTTCGCTCATAAATCAGCCAAATTTGCGTACTCTCTGGCAAATCACTACCCAAAATGGGTAAAAATCGACCCGTTACATGAATCATTTAATGAGATTTTATACGTAGATTGCCCGTTTTCTCACCCGCCGGCTTTCGCAGGCGTTCGATATTCTTGCTGAGCTACAGAGCAAAATATGCGCAACTACGCTGCACCACAACGGTGAGTTTGCCCGCCGGCGGCGCATGCATTCTGCCGCTTGGATACCCAACTCCATTAGCTTTAATCAATTAACCCATTGGCACAAATCTTGCTTAACGTAATTACCCCCTTAGCCCAGGAGGAATAGCCGATGAAAATAGTCTCTATCAATGCCGCCACACTCCCCATTTATCGGGACGAGCTGGCACAGCTGCTGACCGATGCCATTACACATGGCGCATCCGTAGGTTACGATACCCTGATCCCGCACGAAGATGCAGAAAGCTACTTCCACAGCCTGCGCCCTGCTCTGGCGAAGGGAGAACTGCTGCTATGGATCGCCCGGGATCAAAGTGGCGTCATCGGTACCGTACAGCTTGAACTGTGCCAGAAGCCCAATGGCCGCAACCGGGCGGAAGTGCGCAAGTTGCTGGTCCACAGCCGCGCCCGCCGCAACGGCGTGGGGCACGCGCTGATGAAAACGCTGGAACAGGCTGCACTGCAATACCGGCGTGGGCTGCTCTATCTGGATACTCAAGCCGGTTGCGCCGCAGAAGGCCTGTATCGAACGCTTGGCTATCGTTGCCTGGGGGAGTTGCCCGATTACGCGGCCTCTCCCGACGGGTATTACCATCCCACGGTGATTTATTACAAACGGCTGTTTGCGGTCAACCAGCCTTCACATGCGATTGCCAGCTAACCACCAGGCGGTATCGCCTGCCGTGATACCGCTCCTCTCCCCTCTATTTGTACTGGCTATTTCCCTGCGAATAGACAATATGTAAGAAAAAAGTCTACGCCAAAAAGCAAGCTGTCTATAATATGCAGCTTATTTATTATCTGGCGTTGGCGTTCGGCGCCGCTTCCAACGTGCGTAACCAGGCAGAATTTAGCTTATGATAAAAAGAGATCAATCTTTAGCGACGCCTTACTTACAGTTCAATCGAACCCAGTGGGCTGCGCTGCGGGATTCTGTTCCGCTCACCCTTTCGGAAGCAGAGATCGTTAAGCTTCGTGGCATTAACGAAGATCTTTCTTTGGATGAAGTCGCTCAAATTTATTTGCCGCTATCGCGCTTGCTGAACTTTTATATCAGTTCCAATCTGCGCCGGCAGGCTGTGCTTGAGCAATTTTTGGGTACCGATGGGCAAAAAATCCCTTACATCATTGGGATAGCAGGCAGCGTCGCCGTCGGGAAAAGCACCACGGCGCGCCTGTTGCAGGCGCTGCTCAGCCGCTGGCCGGAGCACCGCACCGTTGAATTGATTACCACCGATGGCTTTCTGCATCCCAATAAGGTGCTCAACGAACGCGGGCTAATGAAGAAAAAAGGCTTCCCGCAATCGTATGATATGCATAACCTGGTCAAGTTTGTTTCTGAAGTGAAATCCGGCGCTAAACGCGTTACGGCACCGGTGTATTCACATCTTATTTACGATATCGTCACCGATGGCAATAAAGTCATTGAACAGCCTGATATTCTTATTTTGGAAGGATTAAACGTGTTGCAAAGCGGGATGGATTATCCTCACGATCCGCATCACGTATTTGTTTCCGATTTTGTCGATTTTTCTATATATGTAGATGCACCGGAAGACTTATTGCAAACCTGGTATATCAACCGTTTTCTGAAATTCCGCCAGGGTGCATTTTCCAACCCGAACTCTTATTTCCATAACTATGCCAAATTGCCTGAAGCCGAGGCAATCAATATTGCCACCGGGCTATGGAATGAGATTAATGGTTTGAATTTAAAACAGAATATTCTTCCTACCCGGGAGCGAGCCAGCCTTATCATGACAAAAAGCGCCAACCATGCGGTAGAGAACGTTCGCCTGCGAAAATAGCGGCGCGCTACCCGGCGCTTACTGCATGCCAGGCACAGTTTGCGCAACATTAATAGGGGGTTCACCCCCCTATTTATTTATTGTTACTGCGCGCTGCGCAACGATATTTCCCCGCCGATAAATGGCTTTATCACACCATCTTGTTCCAACAACAGCGCTCCTTGCTGATCGATGCCACGTGCAATACCAAAAATCTGCTGCTCGCCAATCAACAGCTTAACCGGCCGATCGATAAAATTATCCAATTGCCGCCAACGGGCGACAAACGGGGCCAGCCCTTGTTGTTCAAACTGCGGTAGCGTACGGCGCAGCTCATTGAGCAACGTGGCCGTGAGTTCGTTACGATCGATATCAATCCCCGCTTCCTGCAGATTGATCCAGCCCTGATCAATCGCGTGGGTATCCCGCATCGCCAAATTAATCCCGGCACCGATCACCAACTGCGCCGCATCGCCGGTTTTACCGGTTAATTCAACCAAGATACCGGCCAGTTTAC is part of the Gibbsiella quercinecans genome and encodes:
- the tuf gene encoding elongation factor Tu, which translates into the protein MSKEKFERTKPHVNVGTIGHVDHGKTTLTAAITSVLAKTYGGAARAFDQIDNAPEEKARGITINTSHVEYDTPTRHYAHVDCPGHADYVKNMITGAAQMDGAILVVAATDGPMPQTREHILLGRQVGVPYIIVFLNKCDMVDDEELLELVEMEVRELLSQYDFPGDDTPVIRGSALKALEGEAEWEAKVIELAEALDSYIPEPERAIDKPFLLPIEDVFSISGRGTVVTGRVERGVIKVGEEVEIVGIKDTQKSTCTGVEMFRKLLDEGRAGENVGVLLRGIKREEIERGQVLAKPGSIKPHTQFESEVYILSKDEGGRHTPFFKGYRPQFYFRTTDVTGTIELPEGVEMVMPGDNIKMVVTLIHPIAMDDGLRFAIREGGRTVGAGVVAKVIA
- a CDS encoding GNAT family N-acetyltransferase; this translates as MKIVSINAATLPIYRDELAQLLTDAITHGASVGYDTLIPHEDAESYFHSLRPALAKGELLLWIARDQSGVIGTVQLELCQKPNGRNRAEVRKLLVHSRARRNGVGHALMKTLEQAALQYRRGLLYLDTQAGCAAEGLYRTLGYRCLGELPDYAASPDGYYHPTVIYYKRLFAVNQPSHAIAS
- the coaA gene encoding type I pantothenate kinase; the protein is MIKRDQSLATPYLQFNRTQWAALRDSVPLTLSEAEIVKLRGINEDLSLDEVAQIYLPLSRLLNFYISSNLRRQAVLEQFLGTDGQKIPYIIGIAGSVAVGKSTTARLLQALLSRWPEHRTVELITTDGFLHPNKVLNERGLMKKKGFPQSYDMHNLVKFVSEVKSGAKRVTAPVYSHLIYDIVTDGNKVIEQPDILILEGLNVLQSGMDYPHDPHHVFVSDFVDFSIYVDAPEDLLQTWYINRFLKFRQGAFSNPNSYFHNYAKLPEAEAINIATGLWNEINGLNLKQNILPTRERASLIMTKSANHAVENVRLRK
- the secE gene encoding preprotein translocase subunit SecE; amino-acid sequence: MSANTEAQGSGRGLEAIKWLIVFVLLVVAIGGNYYYRDYSLPLRALAVVLVIAIAGAVALITTKGKATVAFAREARTEVRKVIWPTRQETLHTTLIVAAVTAVMSLILWGLDGILVRLVSFITGLRF
- the nusG gene encoding transcription termination/antitermination protein NusG gives rise to the protein MSEAPKKRWYVVQAFSGFEGRVAQSLREHIKLHDMEELFGEVMVPTEEVVEIRGGQRRKSERKFFPGYVLVQMVMNDASWHLVRSVPRVMGFIGGTSDRPAPISDKEVDAIMNRLQQVGDKPRPKTLFEPGELVRVNDGPFADFNGVVEEVDYEKSRLKVSVSIFGRATPVELDFSQVEKG